One window of Geotoga petraea genomic DNA carries:
- a CDS encoding diguanylate cyclase, whose product MNLFIVDDSVLIQKKLKDTIEKNFEDINISLFNSSEELLNFIEMKIKKPDFIFLDVILPGIDGLKTCKILKKLSDLDSYIFIMTSQDTDETLEKAFKSGADDFILKPLREPEIIARLKTYIKLKNYIDKLEELNKRDFLTELYNKSQFYENLKKVVYEEDVFSVLFIDIDDFKQINDTYGHMTGDHILEELGKIIKKYENKMIVPFRYGGEEFSILIKKYDRQKAYLVAEELRKKIEDKLFYKNIKVTISGGVADNSNIDNYSDIIEIADSKLYIAKSNGKNQIVI is encoded by the coding sequence ATGAATTTATTCATAGTGGATGATTCAGTATTGATTCAAAAAAAATTAAAGGATACAATAGAAAAAAATTTTGAAGACATAAATATATCTCTTTTTAATAGTTCCGAAGAATTACTGAATTTTATAGAGATGAAAATAAAAAAACCTGATTTTATTTTTTTGGATGTTATTTTGCCAGGAATCGATGGGTTGAAGACATGCAAAATTTTAAAAAAGCTTTCTGATTTAGATAGTTATATTTTTATTATGACTTCTCAAGATACCGATGAAACTTTGGAAAAAGCTTTTAAATCTGGCGCTGATGATTTTATTTTAAAACCACTTAGAGAACCTGAGATAATTGCGAGATTAAAAACATATATTAAATTAAAAAATTACATAGATAAATTAGAAGAGTTAAACAAAAGAGACTTTCTAACTGAATTATATAATAAAAGTCAGTTTTATGAAAATTTAAAAAAAGTAGTTTATGAGGAAGACGTTTTCTCTGTCTTATTTATTGATATAGACGATTTTAAACAAATAAACGATACGTATGGTCATATGACTGGAGACCATATTCTCGAAGAATTAGGCAAAATAATAAAAAAGTATGAGAACAAAATGATAGTTCCCTTTAGATATGGTGGAGAAGAATTTTCTATCCTGATAAAAAAATACGATCGTCAAAAAGCTTACTTAGTTGCAGAAGAATTAAGAAAAAAAATTGAAGATAAGTTATTTTATAAAAACATAAAAGTAACTATTTCTGGTGGTGTAGCTGATAATTCAAATATTGATAATTATTCTGATATAATAGAGATAGCAGATTCGAAGTTGTATATTGCAAAAAGCAACGGAAAAAATCAAATAGTGATATAA
- the nth gene encoding endonuclease III: MRNYDKEAKIIIENFPYLHEFTDPYIVLVSTVLSQRTKDENTRKATIRLFEKYKGINEIAKLNPEDIYDLIKPAGMYKQKSERIINLSKIIVEQYNSKVPENINDLIKLPGVGRKTANIVLYVSFGQEAMAVDTHVHRIANRLGWIDTKKPEDSELEIMEIISKEFWGPLNGSMVAFGQQVCKPRNPKCNKCPLNGFCDYYKENSSEVV; encoded by the coding sequence ATGAGAAATTACGACAAAGAAGCAAAGATAATCATAGAAAATTTTCCATACCTACATGAATTTACTGACCCATACATCGTATTAGTATCCACGGTCCTTTCTCAAAGAACAAAAGATGAAAATACTCGAAAAGCAACCATAAGGCTCTTTGAAAAATACAAAGGCATAAACGAAATAGCAAAACTAAATCCAGAAGACATCTATGATTTAATAAAACCAGCAGGAATGTACAAACAGAAGTCAGAGAGAATAATAAATTTGTCCAAGATAATTGTAGAACAATACAACTCAAAAGTTCCTGAAAATATAAATGATTTAATCAAGTTACCTGGAGTTGGTAGAAAAACAGCAAACATAGTACTTTATGTATCCTTTGGTCAAGAAGCCATGGCAGTAGATACACACGTTCACAGAATAGCCAATAGATTGGGATGGATAGATACAAAAAAACCTGAAGATTCTGAATTAGAAATAATGGAAATAATATCAAAAGAATTCTGGGGACCTTTAAACGGATCAATGGTTGCTTTTGGTCAACAAGTTTGCAAGCCAAGAAACCCGAAGTGTAATAAATGTCCATTAAACGGTTTTTGTGATTATTATAAAGAAAATTCAAGCGAAGTAGTTTAA